The following are encoded together in the Ooceraea biroi isolate clonal line C1 chromosome 2, Obir_v5.4, whole genome shotgun sequence genome:
- the LOC105280098 gene encoding zinc transporter 1 yields the protein MAVKEWFRRLQPVQLYLVLFFTTAFFLVEIVASHVTHSLTLLLNAYHMLCNIVALVGCIASIKYSYRERYSNSSSRNSVGNSSICVNVEEQGSITSLSTKTKESDKRLKNTFGWARIDIVTMLVCCVFVASFCFSLLIEALQTLVHIDHLDEMHHPLPVLCIGASGILLNVLCYILIGGFTFNQSVFLHVTNSGDVILCRNVNSQETKEGEQRLSAQTRRSPLAMPKSQGFREICRDVLGCVFVILVSILVYFTDSEVAKYIDPVFAIISSILLFVLCYPYMKESGLILLQTIPNHINIDNLKRELLEAFPGIVNVHDLHVWQLAGEKIISTAHIIFLDPTVYANITEQVTAFFVEMGITQVTIQPEFHKVQPHMEKTNCLIRCHGEHCSTSQCCSRENFLEDTCNSVKDDTINKKYDKKEIVPATCSINLEKFTVYKEETLEQTTSDESTREKSACDPMSENTCYTNDEQTPADIVDIDSSACMINVVDRLSDSTVTRRHSTALDSKLDHNIVS from the exons ATGGCTGTAAAGGAGTGGTTCCGGAGACTGCAGCCAGTACAGCTGTACCTGGTGTTGTTCTTCACCACGGCTTTCTTCCTGGTCGAGATCGTCGCCAGCCACGTGACACATTCGTTGACCCTGCTGCTCAACGCGTACCACATGCTTTGTAACATTGTAGCGCTCGTCGGCTGCATCGCCTCGATCAAG TACAGCTATCGAGAAAGATACAGCAACAGCAGTAGCCGCAATTCGGTGGGAAATTCATCCATCTGCGTTAATGTAGAGGAGCAGGGTTCCATTACGTCGTTGTCGACGAAGACAAAG GAATCAGACAAGAGATTAAAAAACACGTTTGGATGGGCTAGGATCGATATTGTCACGATGCTCGTCTGCTGCGTGTTCGTCGcttctttctgtttttctctgTTGATTGAAGCGTTGCAGACATTGGTGCACATCGATCACTTGGATGAGATGCATCATCCGTTGCCAGTACTATGTATCGGTGCTTCCGGGATCCTTTTGAATGTCTTATGTTATATCTTAATTGGTGGATTTACGTTCAATCAGAGTGTCTTCTTGCACGTCACCAATAGCGGGGATGTAATACTGTGCAG GAACGTGAACTCGCAGGAAACGAAAGAAGGTGAGCAACGATTGTCAGCGCAAACTAGAAGAAGTCCACTAGCGATGCCGAAAAGTCAAGGCTTCCGAGAGATATGCCGGGACGTTCTTGGTTGCGTATTTGTCATATTGGTGTCGATTTTAGTCTACTTCACCGATTCCGAAGTGGCCAAGTATATCGACCCGGTTTTCGCCATTATTTCGTCAATTTTGCTGTTCGTCCTTTGCTACCCGTATA TGAAGGAATCAGGCCTGATTCTGCTGCAAACGATTCCGAACCATATTAACATCGACAATCTGAAAAGAGAATTGTTAGAGGCTTTCCCTGGTATTGTAAACGTCCACGATTTACACGTGTGGCAACTAGCAGGAGAGAAAATCATTTCGACggcacatataatatttttggatCCGACG GTTTATGCTAATATCACGGAGCAAGTAACTGCCTTTTTCGTGGAAATGGGTATCACGCAAGTCACTATACAGCCAGAATTTCACAAG GTACAGCCGCACATGGAGAAAACCAACTGCTTGATTCGCTGCCACGGCGAACACTGCAGTACCTCCCAATGTTGTTCGCGGGAGAACTTCCTGGAGGATACGTGCAACTCGGTGAAGGACGACACGATCAACAAGAAGTATGACAAAAAGGAGATAGTACCAGCCACGTGTTCGATTAATCTAGAAAAGTTCACCGTTTACAAGGAGGAGACGCTAGAGCAAACTACGAGCGACGAAAGCACGCGGGAAAAATCAGCGTGTGACCCGATGAGCGAAAACACATGTTACACTAATGACGAACAGACACCAGCGGATATCGTAGATATCGACTCCAGTGCCTGTATGATAAACGTAGTCGATCGATTATCTGATAGTACTGTTACCCGTCGACATTCTACAGCTCTCGACAGCAAGTTGGACCACAACATCGTATCTTAG